One genomic window of Lytechinus variegatus isolate NC3 chromosome 1, Lvar_3.0, whole genome shotgun sequence includes the following:
- the LOC121406584 gene encoding uncharacterized protein LOC121406584, with the protein MEEDWDKTIPYCQRETEFQAPTSDFASETNSTIGLHKETRPRLLTVVIGCIATVISLAVIMVISLALIIYCRRNHLDLLEEVHDYIDMGNIPARVSDCPNATRLRESLNFGNDATSDQRMPVNMIPTPVAVADTDVDAFGYVLPSSSASMSTMERSRIDNLDEYGYQTLSKREESAYTDLI; encoded by the exons ATGGAAGAAGATTGGGACAAGACGATTCCATATTGTCAGAGGGAAACAGAATTCCAAGCACCAACATCAG ATTTCGCTTCCGAGACTAATTCGACGATTG GGTTACATAAAGAAACAAGACCAAGACTGTTGACAGTCGTGATCGGTTGTATAGCGACAGTGATCTCTTTGgccgtcatcatggtcatctCATTGGCCCTTATCATTTATTGCCGCAGAAACCATCTAGACTTGCTAGAAGAG GTTCATGACTATATCGATATGGGTAACATTCCAGCAAGGGTAAGCGATTGTCCGAACGCAACGAGGTTACGCGAATCTTTAAACTTTGGAAACGACGCCACTTCTGATCAACGAATGCCAGTCAACATGATACCAACACCTGTTGCGGTCGCTGATACCGACGTTGATGCTTTTGGGTACGTGCTACCCTCCTCCTCAGCATCGATGAGTACGATGGAACGATCTCGAATTGATAATCTTGATGAGTATGGTTATCAAACTCTATCTAAACGCGAAGAAAGTGCCTACACAGACTTGATTTAA